In Carya illinoinensis cultivar Pawnee chromosome 7, C.illinoinensisPawnee_v1, whole genome shotgun sequence, the following are encoded in one genomic region:
- the LOC122314732 gene encoding probable L-cysteine desulfhydrase, chloroplastic, with amino-acid sequence MAPTCPHTGLFCRLSLSLSLFHHPLCCSHSSNPLICLNPHTMASNHLNGDSHILHHPKKPKLSSTSTSLITPSEIQSEFCHHDPSVARINNGSFGSCPTSVIKAQQVLQLEFLRQPDHFYFNCLKEGILKSRTVIKQLINARHVDEVSIVDNATTAAAIVLQRIAWAFAEGRFDKGDVAIMLHYAYGAVKKSVEAYVTRAGGCVIEVQMPFPVNSNDEIIHEFRKALERGKENGRKIRLAVIDHITSMPCVVIPVKELVKICREEGVDQVFVDAAHAIGCTDVDMQDIAADFYTSNLHKWFFCPPSIAFLYSRSSPKCLDLHHPVVSHEYGNGLAMESAWIGTRDYSAQLVVPKVLDFVNRFEGGIEGIKKMNHDNAVEMGQMLAKAWGTNLGCPPEMCASMIMVGLPASLAISSDSDTLKLRAHLRENFGVEVPLYYRAPKDGEVGVITGYARISYQVYNKFEDYTKFRDAINKLVCDGFSCNLLSI; translated from the coding sequence ATGGCTCCTACTTGTCCTCATACCGGCCTATTTtgccgtctctctctctctctgtctctctttcaTCATCCCCTCTGCTGCTCACACTCCTCTAACCCTCTGATATGCCTTAACCCACACACCATGGCCTCCAACCATCTCAACGGTGACTCCCACATCCTCCACCACCCCAAAAAACCCAAACTTTCTTCCACTTCCACTTCCCTCATCACTCCCTCTGAAATCCAATCGGAATTCTGCCACCATGATCCGTCCGTCGCCCGCATCAACAACGGCAGTTTCGGTTCCTGTCCGACCTCCGTTATCAAGGCCCAACAGGTCCTACAGCTCGAATTTCTCCGCCAACCCGACCACTTCTACTTCAACTGCCTCAAGGAGGGGATTCTTAAATCTAGGACAGTCATTAAACAGCTCATCAACGCCCGCCACGTAGACGAGGTCTCTATCGTCGACAACGCCACCACCGCTGCCGCCATCGTCCTCCAACGTATCGCCTGGGCCTTCGCCGAGGGCCGTTTCGACAAAGGTGACGTCGCGATTATGCTTCACTACGCCTATGGTGCTGTCAAGAAATCCGTCGAGGCATATGTCACCCGCGCCGGCGGGTGCGTCATCGAGGTACAAATGCCTTTTCCTGTTAATTCCAACGATGAAATTATCCATGAGTTTAGAAAGGCAttagagagagggaaagagaacgGCAGGAAAATTAGGCTGGCTGTGATTGATCATATCACTTCCATGCCGTGCGTGGTGATCCCTGTGAAGGAACTGGTCAAGATTTGTAGGGAAGAAGGTGTTGACCAGGTTTTTGTGGACGCGGCCCATGCCATTGGGTGTACTGATGTTGATATGCAAGACATTGCGGCTGATTTCTATACAAGCAACTTGCACAAATGGTTCTTTTGCCCACCTTCCATTGCTTTTTTGTACAGTAGGAGCTCGCCCAAGTGCTTGGACTTGCATCACCCTGTTGTTTCTCACGAGTATGGAAATGGGTTGGCCATGGAAAGTGCTTGGATTGGAACTAGAGACTACAGTGCACAATTGGTGGTTCCAAAAGTTTTGGACTTTGTTAATAGGTTCGAAGGCGGTATAGAAGGGATCAAGAAGATGAATCACGATAATGCTGTGGAGATGGGGCAGATGTTGGCCAAAGCGTGGGGGACCAATCTCGGGTGTCCTCCGGAGATGTGCGCAAGCATGATCATGGTTGGGTTGCCGGCTTCTTTGGCAATCTCAAGTGATTCGGACACTTTAAAATTAAGGGCACATTTGAGGGAGAATTTTGGTGTGGAAGTGCCACTATACTACCGGGCACCAAAAGATGGTGAGGTTGGCGTGATAACTGGATACGCACGGATCTCCTATCAAGTCTACAATAAATTCGAGGATTACACCAAGTTCAGGGATGCAATTAACAAACTTGTTTGTGATGGTTTCAGTTGCAATCTTCTTTCTATTTGA